A genomic stretch from Candidatus Neomarinimicrobiota bacterium includes:
- a CDS encoding Bax inhibitor-1/YccA family protein — protein sequence MNNLRPYHNTAYTGSSVRSDVVAEAQKEFVTKVFGWMTAALVVTGVVAKGVFTSEVLQQFIFGTPFVFIGLIIAELGLVVYLSAAINRMSAATATWAFLAYSALNGLTLSVIFMAFTSESLASTFIITAAMFGAMAAWGYFTKKDLTGMGSLAFMGLIGILIASVVNLFLRSEGLYWIVSYVGVLVFTGLTAYDTQRIKEMAVMGGSDSESYQKVAVLGALKLYLDFINLFIMMLRIMGRRR from the coding sequence ATGAACAATCTGCGGCCTTATCATAATACTGCATATACGGGAAGCTCGGTCCGATCGGATGTTGTGGCCGAAGCCCAAAAGGAATTTGTCACAAAGGTCTTTGGATGGATGACAGCAGCACTGGTGGTGACCGGCGTGGTTGCCAAGGGTGTCTTTACATCTGAAGTTCTTCAGCAATTCATTTTTGGAACACCTTTTGTCTTTATCGGGCTCATTATTGCAGAGCTTGGACTAGTGGTTTATTTATCTGCAGCCATTAACCGAATGTCTGCTGCAACGGCAACCTGGGCATTTTTAGCTTATTCTGCGTTAAACGGACTTACGCTTTCGGTGATTTTTATGGCTTTTACCAGCGAATCTCTGGCATCCACATTTATTATCACTGCTGCCATGTTTGGAGCCATGGCTGCCTGGGGATATTTTACTAAAAAAGATCTGACAGGCATGGGGAGTCTGGCCTTTATGGGGCTTATCGGGATTTTGATTGCCTCGGTGGTAAATCTTTTTCTCAGAAGTGAAGGACTCTATTGGATTGTCAGTTATGTGGGAGTCTTGGTTTTTACGGGATTAACGGCTTATGACACCCAGCGGATTAAAGAGATGGCTGTTATGGGGGGATCCGACTCCGAATCCTATCAGAAAGTGGCAGTTTTAGGCGCCCTGAAACTTTATCTGGACTTTATCAATCTTTTTATCATGATGTTACGGATAATGGGACGGCGGCGCTGA
- a CDS encoding asparaginase — protein sequence MKITIITTGGTIEKTYNEQDGSLKNYSSILTKILDSLRLPDLEIQQRNIIFKDSLDMTDEDRDLVLRLTRMEMKNADAVIILHGTDTLEKTGELFYNEIKEPLCPIIFTGAMRPYEFRDSDAVQNVTESLIAARLVAPGIYVVMHNRILQFPGVYKDRARRTFNTN from the coding sequence ATGAAAATAACTATCATAACGACGGGTGGGACGATTGAGAAAACCTATAATGAACAAGATGGGTCTTTGAAGAATTACAGTTCGATCCTGACTAAAATCCTGGACTCTCTCCGCCTGCCCGACCTGGAAATCCAGCAAAGAAACATTATCTTCAAAGATTCCCTGGATATGACTGACGAGGATCGGGATCTGGTACTGCGACTAACGCGGATGGAGATGAAAAATGCTGATGCCGTGATCATTCTCCATGGGACCGATACTCTGGAAAAGACGGGAGAACTTTTTTACAACGAGATTAAAGAACCTCTTTGTCCGATTATTTTCACCGGGGCTATGCGTCCTTATGAATTTAGGGACAGTGATGCCGTACAAAATGTGACTGAAAGTCTGATTGCTGCCAGGCTCGTGGCGCCCGGTATCTATGTGGTGATGCATAACCGGATTCTACAATTTCCCGGGGTATATAAAGACAGGGCCCGACGGACTTTCAATACGAATTAG
- a CDS encoding agmatine deiminase family protein, with protein MAFDFLFFTFDSAPLKDTYRMSGEFERHDGCRILWPEWTDNRHRLSSHIRVVEMSYNDAWIRDCGPGCAARFGLYFPRGLDDLVAGKVCDREDIDVYEAPMALEGGSIHIDAQGTLLTTEKVFSELHNKFPGKPIF; from the coding sequence ATGGCTTTCGACTTTCTATTTTTTACTTTCGACTCAGCCCCTTTGAAAGACACTTACCGAATGTCGGGAGAATTTGAAAGGCATGACGGTTGCCGGATATTGTGGCCGGAATGGACGGATAACCGGCATCGGCTTTCATCACATATCCGTGTGGTTGAAATGTCTTACAACGATGCTTGGATTCGTGATTGCGGGCCAGGTTGTGCTGCCCGGTTCGGACTCTATTTCCCACGGGGTCTGGATGACCTGGTGGCCGGAAAAGTGTGTGATAGAGAGGATATAGATGTTTATGAGGCACCAATGGCGCTTGAGGGTGGATCGATTCATATCGATGCCCAGGGAACACTACTCACGACAGAGAAAGTATTCTCTGAATTACACAATAAATTCCCGGGAAAACCGATATTTTAA
- a CDS encoding GNAT family N-acetyltransferase codes for MKNMITIKPIREVDRIWLPVWISQRWRTEALVFRGEKNLPAELPGFIAFMHKMPVGVITYRVKDNACQIISLDTVVHGKGIGIALLDKVLEVMRSQNIHQIKMLTTNDNVKRMEFLEQNGFKKIKVFEDEVVKYSRKVKPEIQPFGYENLPIRDEIEYQRDI; via the coding sequence ATGAAAAACATGATAACGATTAAGCCAATCAGGGAAGTGGACAGAATTTGGCTTCCCGTATGGATTAGTCAGCGCTGGCGAACTGAAGCTCTGGTTTTTAGAGGGGAAAAGAATTTACCCGCAGAACTCCCCGGTTTTATTGCGTTTATGCATAAAATGCCCGTAGGCGTGATCACCTATCGTGTGAAAGACAATGCCTGCCAGATTATTTCACTGGATACCGTGGTCCATGGCAAGGGTATTGGTATTGCTCTCCTTGATAAGGTCCTGGAAGTGATGCGAAGTCAGAATATTCACCAGATAAAAATGCTGACAACAAACGATAATGTGAAGCGCATGGAATTTCTGGAGCAAAACGGCTTTAAGAAAATAAAAGTTTTTGAGGATGAGGTGGTCAAATACTCCCGGAAAGTAAAACCGGAAATTCAACCTTTCGGATACGAAAACCTTCCTATCCGGGATGAAATTGAATATCAACGTGATATTTAA
- a CDS encoding PAS domain S-box protein, with translation MTLSGKMNISREGRILSLSDDIRDYFSGKLPVFFQTLVDWKKSPFRNWDECLMDLFREGSVYLFLKKGKTNRVLFLVSLKAKSEKNGSLGLLLEYIPHERQLEIELRQQKRYNHEIISTANIMFIRTDARYRIKDMNPWAEKVLDLRKQERLDQNILDVLQLKASDRRELRNTLKEKGRYQELEMLYRTPKGEERWLLWNVKLLVDFQYGQSVLLFFGHDITERCRLEKQMAQSEKLSALGQLAAGIAHDVSKPMVSISSLVQMLEAQVRDEYVENALKMISRQVEYLSKTVRQLVDLSRPLQGEREIINVNALIHDAVRIVRFDSTFKDVRIVEELTRDPAPVSSAYDQLLQVFINIFLNAGFAIRQCETPVLRIKTAVRGDQITIEISDNGEGIPRKYLERVFEPFFTTRSGNQGTGLGLWVCHHIVTALDGKIHLESEEGRGTTVKINLPVLKGDIRGIQNSAGR, from the coding sequence ATGACACTGTCCGGTAAAATGAATATCAGCAGGGAGGGACGAATACTCTCCCTTTCTGATGATATACGGGATTATTTCTCCGGGAAACTGCCTGTTTTTTTTCAAACTCTTGTGGACTGGAAAAAGAGTCCGTTCCGGAACTGGGATGAATGTCTGATGGACCTGTTCAGGGAGGGATCAGTTTATCTTTTTTTAAAGAAAGGGAAAACGAATCGGGTGTTATTTTTAGTATCCCTCAAAGCTAAAAGCGAAAAAAATGGCTCTCTCGGGTTGTTGCTGGAATATATACCTCATGAACGACAGTTGGAGATAGAACTCCGGCAACAGAAACGGTATAACCATGAGATTATTTCCACTGCAAATATCATGTTTATCAGGACAGATGCCAGGTACCGGATTAAGGATATGAATCCCTGGGCTGAAAAGGTATTGGATCTGCGAAAGCAGGAACGGTTGGATCAGAATATCCTGGATGTCCTTCAACTCAAAGCGTCCGATCGTCGTGAATTGCGAAATACGCTGAAGGAGAAAGGCCGTTACCAGGAACTGGAAATGCTGTACCGGACACCTAAAGGAGAGGAAAGATGGCTTTTGTGGAATGTGAAACTTCTGGTGGATTTCCAGTATGGCCAGTCTGTCCTTCTCTTTTTTGGTCATGACATCACGGAACGATGCCGCCTGGAAAAGCAGATGGCCCAAAGTGAAAAATTGTCCGCCCTGGGACAGTTGGCAGCGGGGATTGCCCATGATGTTTCAAAACCGATGGTATCCATCAGTTCTCTGGTGCAGATGCTGGAAGCCCAGGTCCGGGATGAATATGTTGAAAATGCTCTGAAAATGATTTCCCGTCAGGTGGAATACCTTTCGAAAACAGTGCGGCAACTTGTGGATCTCAGCCGTCCCCTCCAGGGGGAACGGGAAATTATTAACGTAAACGCCTTAATCCATGATGCCGTCCGGATTGTCCGCTTTGATTCAACCTTTAAGGATGTCCGGATTGTTGAGGAACTTACCCGGGATCCGGCTCCTGTTTCCTCTGCCTATGATCAGCTGTTGCAAGTATTTATTAATATTTTTTTAAATGCCGGCTTTGCCATACGTCAGTGTGAAACACCGGTACTTCGGATAAAGACGGCGGTCCGGGGTGATCAGATTACCATTGAAATTTCCGATAATGGTGAAGGTATTCCCCGGAAATATCTGGAACGTGTTTTTGAACCGTTTTTTACTACACGGTCAGGGAATCAGGGGACCGGACTTGGTTTATGGGTCTGTCACCACATCGTGACAGCTCTGGATGGAAAGATACATCTTGAAAGTGAAGAGGGTCGCGGGACAACGGTGAAGATTAATCTCCCGGTTCTCAAAGGAGATATACGTGGCATACAGAATTCTGCTGGTCGATGA
- a CDS encoding HAMP domain-containing protein, with protein sequence MNSIFYRVFSRYVIIILILSIVIFLFSFSIIRTNHINTLSVSLENLAISLEDQVLDYIRKEDFSRLNKFVKEKGKHINARITVIRKDGVVLADSEADPAAMENHGNRPEIMESINGQIGKSVRFSKTIQTEMLYIAIPLFDNGDITAVLRLSLFLEDINTLLATLRNRYLMITLIFIAIAMVLAFYFARDLSKPIKELVTTSRRIAEETLDITCQKNPQNEITFLANNFDEMAAQISRLFAKTNRQKEELRTVISAIQEAIVVLNPECEISLYNSSFARLAGRDNLKHVPIGEVLPEKFTALLNHVNQDNRYYTREVELNGQIYLCSLNCLKTRKEIVVLLHNVTELKNLRQMKRDFIANVSHELRTPLTSIKGFIETLLEDESPETTRYLNIIKRNTDRLIHIVEDLLILSEMEKRDFTLKIDTLNPIQLIENVSSIFKQRMDAKGLELILNLPNHLPFLEADEFKLEQLFVNLIDNAVKYTEKGSVTISAHADETSVYFSISDTGIGIPADDLNRIFERFYVVDKSRSRRVGGTGLGLSIVKHIVLLHQGNISVNSEKKKGTEFLITLPLRHITRIS encoded by the coding sequence GTGAATTCTATTTTTTACCGTGTTTTCAGCCGTTATGTTATTATTATTCTTATTCTGTCCATTGTAATTTTCCTCTTTTCATTTTCCATTATTCGCACAAATCATATCAACACCCTATCAGTCTCTCTAGAAAATTTGGCGATTTCCCTGGAAGACCAGGTGTTAGATTATATCCGAAAAGAGGATTTCTCCCGTCTGAATAAATTTGTCAAAGAGAAAGGGAAACATATCAACGCCCGAATCACGGTTATCCGAAAAGACGGTGTTGTTTTAGCTGATTCCGAAGCCGATCCTGCAGCCATGGAAAATCACGGCAACCGGCCGGAAATCATGGAATCCATCAACGGTCAAATCGGGAAAAGTGTCCGTTTCAGTAAAACCATCCAAACGGAGATGCTGTATATTGCCATACCGCTCTTTGATAACGGCGATATTACAGCCGTTTTACGTCTGAGTCTTTTTTTGGAAGATATCAACACACTGCTTGCCACACTCCGTAACCGGTATCTGATGATCACCCTCATTTTCATTGCCATCGCCATGGTCCTGGCCTTTTATTTCGCCCGGGATCTCTCCAAACCCATCAAGGAACTGGTCACCACATCCCGCCGCATTGCTGAAGAAACGCTGGATATCACCTGTCAGAAAAATCCTCAGAATGAGATCACTTTTCTTGCAAATAATTTTGATGAAATGGCTGCACAGATTAGCCGTTTGTTTGCCAAAACAAACCGTCAGAAAGAAGAACTCCGGACTGTCATATCAGCTATCCAGGAAGCTATAGTTGTGCTTAATCCTGAATGTGAAATTTCCCTGTATAACAGCAGCTTTGCCCGGCTGGCCGGACGCGATAATTTGAAACATGTCCCGATCGGAGAGGTTTTACCGGAAAAATTCACAGCGTTGCTTAACCATGTCAACCAGGATAACCGGTATTACACCCGGGAAGTAGAACTGAATGGACAAATTTACCTTTGCAGTCTGAATTGCCTTAAAACCCGAAAAGAGATTGTGGTTCTTCTTCACAATGTAACGGAGCTGAAAAATCTGCGGCAAATGAAGCGGGATTTTATTGCGAATGTCTCTCATGAATTACGAACACCCCTCACTTCTATCAAAGGGTTTATTGAAACCCTCCTGGAGGATGAAAGTCCCGAAACAACCCGGTATTTGAACATCATTAAACGAAACACGGACCGGCTCATCCATATTGTGGAGGATCTTTTAATTCTGTCCGAAATGGAAAAACGGGATTTTACACTGAAAATCGACACCCTCAATCCCATTCAACTCATTGAAAATGTCAGTTCCATATTCAAACAAAGGATGGATGCCAAAGGCCTTGAACTTATTCTGAACCTTCCCAATCACTTGCCATTCCTTGAAGCCGATGAGTTCAAACTGGAGCAACTGTTTGTAAACCTGATTGATAATGCTGTAAAATACACGGAAAAAGGTTCCGTAACCATATCAGCCCATGCGGATGAAACATCGGTTTACTTTTCCATTTCCGACACGGGCATTGGTATCCCCGCAGATGATCTGAACAGAATCTTTGAACGCTTTTATGTAGTGGATAAATCCCGGTCTCGACGGGTCGGAGGCACCGGTTTGGGTCTTTCCATTGTAAAACATATCGTGTTGCTCCACCAGGGAAACATCAGCGTGAACAGCGAGAAGAAAAAAGGAACTGAATTCCTGATCACACTCCCCCTTCGCCATATCACCCGTATTTCATGA
- the dacB gene encoding D-alanyl-D-alanine carboxypeptidase/D-alanyl-D-alanine-endopeptidase, with amino-acid sequence MNIRIVWILLIGMLVFNGCATINPFVKEKKRQEEIIVKIDSLFNDPMFDHAFWGVQIKSAHTGKIWYEKNENRMFMPASNNKIPTSAVALSHFGPDYRFTSTVSMNGEIRDSILYGDLIVFSNGDPTLYERFFFDSRDVFKEWARRLKSMGIREISGRIIGDDDAFDDQRIGNGWSFDYLDVWYAAEINALQFNENYVDITITPPLVPNGELLVEPNVESSYFTIETDVAIGDTGETKIRVDRDYGSNNIRISGYARAGDESVVYSPSVFNPTLFYGTALKETLLHEGISVHGAVVDCDDLEDKSWKGSAFVLIVHQSPPFRDILKGLMKRSQNLYAETMTRLLGYDVYGLGSFLNGRKVVETQLEAWGIDPDSYVYADGSGLSRYNYWSPSQLVTILESMYHSPYWPVWYEIQSVAGLDGTLRNRMKGTPAEGNVHAKTGTIANTRGLSGYVTTRDGELLIFSFLINGHLLRSNETDVITDKVLELLSEIGNRDL; translated from the coding sequence ATGAATATACGAATTGTATGGATTTTACTTATTGGAATGCTTGTTTTCAATGGATGTGCAACAATAAATCCTTTTGTAAAGGAAAAAAAAAGACAAGAGGAAATCATTGTAAAAATCGACTCACTCTTTAATGATCCCATGTTTGATCATGCTTTCTGGGGTGTGCAAATCAAATCGGCCCATACGGGTAAGATCTGGTACGAAAAAAATGAAAACCGCATGTTTATGCCGGCCTCTAATAATAAAATTCCAACCTCGGCTGTTGCGTTAAGTCATTTCGGACCGGATTATCGTTTCACAAGCACGGTCTCCATGAACGGAGAAATCAGGGATTCCATTCTCTACGGCGATCTGATTGTTTTTAGTAACGGTGATCCGACTCTTTATGAACGTTTTTTCTTTGATTCCAGGGATGTTTTTAAAGAGTGGGCACGGCGTCTGAAGTCCATGGGAATCCGTGAGATTAGCGGTAGAATAATTGGAGATGATGATGCCTTTGACGACCAGCGAATTGGAAACGGTTGGAGTTTTGACTACCTGGATGTGTGGTACGCCGCAGAGATCAATGCACTTCAGTTTAATGAAAATTATGTGGATATCACCATAACACCACCCCTTGTGCCCAATGGTGAACTTTTGGTGGAACCCAATGTAGAGTCCTCTTACTTTACGATTGAAACCGACGTTGCCATCGGAGATACGGGAGAAACAAAAATCAGAGTGGATCGGGATTATGGGTCCAATAACATCCGGATAAGCGGGTATGCCCGCGCCGGCGATGAATCGGTTGTGTATTCACCGTCCGTCTTTAATCCGACACTTTTTTATGGCACCGCTCTGAAAGAAACACTTCTTCACGAGGGAATCTCTGTTCATGGAGCTGTTGTCGATTGTGATGATTTGGAGGATAAATCCTGGAAAGGCAGTGCGTTTGTACTCATTGTGCATCAATCACCGCCCTTTCGGGATATCCTGAAAGGACTCATGAAACGGAGTCAGAATCTCTATGCAGAGACCATGACACGGCTTCTGGGATATGATGTGTACGGTCTTGGCTCTTTTTTAAACGGGCGGAAAGTGGTTGAAACACAGTTGGAAGCGTGGGGGATTGATCCCGACAGTTATGTCTATGCTGACGGCTCCGGACTCAGTCGGTACAATTACTGGAGTCCGTCCCAGCTTGTGACGATCTTGGAAAGCATGTACCACTCCCCCTATTGGCCTGTGTGGTACGAAATTCAGTCTGTTGCAGGACTGGATGGGACATTAAGAAATCGGATGAAAGGTACTCCGGCTGAAGGGAATGTTCATGCAAAAACCGGAACTATTGCCAATACACGCGGACTGTCTGGTTATGTGACAACTCGGGACGGTGAATTACTGATTTTTTCATTCTTGATAAACGGACATCTTCTGCGTTCAAACGAAACGGATGTCATTACCGATAAAGTGCTGGAATTACTGTCGGAGATCGGGAATAGGGACTTGTGA
- a CDS encoding sigma-54-dependent Fis family transcriptional regulator gives MAYRILLVDDDPIFREALMTILRKRGFLCDQAGDGKEALSKMETRMPDVVISDIDMPRMGGLELMKEVRHKAPEVFFIIVTAYASMETAIEALRLGAFDYIIKPFKFESLILKLNKLIDHKELMLENARLRHEIHQQYDFNHIVGQSPAMMRLFTLIRRISDSDSNLFIVGKRGTGKELIARTIHYHSPRKNAPFLSLNCNAFPDNRIDHELFGYEEKGGYVYPGLFRQADMGTLYLDEITDLPLSTQLKLLRVVEQKEILPGGVSIPVRVNVRIMAATNQDPLKEIESGRFREDLYFRLNVIHVPVPSLAERKEDIPLLIEYFIRKLNQSMGKNIRGMTKEAREILKNYAWRGEVRELENIVERAMIFSRSNFLDVRDLPEYLTQKPKLEDQNIPLGLSLHEATKKFQYIYIRNMLDRFKGHKGKTARELKISEPTLYRKLQEGVDGKEE, from the coding sequence GTGGCATACAGAATTCTGCTGGTCGATGATGATCCCATTTTCAGGGAAGCCCTGATGACCATACTCCGGAAACGGGGATTTCTATGCGATCAGGCCGGTGACGGTAAAGAAGCCCTGTCCAAAATGGAAACGCGCATGCCGGATGTCGTGATCTCAGACATTGATATGCCCCGGATGGGCGGACTCGAGCTTATGAAAGAAGTCCGCCACAAAGCACCGGAAGTCTTTTTTATTATTGTTACGGCCTATGCCTCCATGGAAACGGCTATTGAAGCCCTTCGCCTGGGTGCCTTCGACTATATTATAAAGCCATTCAAGTTTGAAAGCCTGATTCTGAAGCTGAATAAGCTGATTGATCACAAAGAACTGATGCTGGAAAATGCACGACTCCGCCATGAGATTCATCAGCAATACGATTTTAATCATATTGTGGGTCAATCTCCTGCCATGATGCGATTGTTCACTTTGATTCGTCGCATATCGGACAGTGACAGCAATTTGTTTATTGTGGGCAAGCGGGGGACAGGCAAAGAGCTGATTGCCCGGACCATCCACTATCACAGTCCCCGAAAAAATGCACCCTTTCTTTCACTTAACTGCAATGCCTTTCCCGACAACAGGATTGACCATGAATTATTTGGGTACGAGGAGAAAGGGGGATATGTTTATCCCGGGTTGTTCCGGCAGGCGGATATGGGAACTCTGTATCTCGATGAAATAACCGACCTGCCTTTGAGCACCCAGCTCAAATTGCTCAGGGTTGTTGAACAAAAGGAAATTCTTCCGGGAGGTGTTTCCATTCCGGTCCGTGTGAATGTTCGCATTATGGCTGCAACAAACCAGGATCCCCTGAAAGAAATCGAATCGGGACGTTTCCGGGAAGATCTCTATTTCCGCCTTAATGTTATTCATGTTCCCGTCCCGTCCCTTGCTGAGCGGAAGGAAGATATCCCCCTGCTTATTGAATATTTTATCCGGAAACTGAATCAGTCCATGGGTAAGAATATCCGGGGGATGACGAAGGAGGCCCGGGAAATCCTTAAAAATTATGCCTGGCGGGGAGAAGTCCGTGAACTGGAAAATATTGTGGAACGAGCGATGATTTTTTCACGGAGTAATTTCCTGGATGTCCGTGATTTGCCGGAGTATTTGACTCAAAAACCCAAACTGGAGGATCAGAATATCCCATTGGGACTTTCTTTGCATGAAGCAACAAAAAAATTTCAGTATATTTATATCAGAAACATGTTGGACAGGTTCAAAGGACATAAGGGTAAAACGGCCCGGGAATTGAAAATCAGCGAACCAACCTTGTACCGAAAACTGCAGGAAGGTGTGGATGGAAAGGAAGAATAA
- a CDS encoding T9SS type A sorting domain-containing protein produces MKTKLCVVLLLLFPGSLLLAEIRAFRFSREGNFPAQISHVISIDRVDTDSITAYANDREWKAFLDMNIPYRILAPERNSKRLEMTDADLRDVHWSKYPTYPAYLALMTSFEKEYPEICHIDTLGHSVRGKLILAAEVTGNLKEKYEKPGFFYSAQIHGDETATSILMLRLIDTLLSAYSDSLDIWQLVEETRIWINPLANPDGAYYSSDSTLNGCIRYNANEEDLNRNFPDPLHVPNPNTLPRQPETLAMMVFAENNQIHLSANFHAGNECVNYPWDSTPDRHPETNWFIKISREYADTVRSYAPEDYFDEFHEGVTNGWDWYPIYGGRQDYMNDYHKCKEITIEISDTKQYPAAHLGELWKYHKRSLLNFIKRVNEGITGDFRALEQIPESVEILNLPGVIIPLEASDSLFFYPLAAGKYNICLHYFNETDTLYQVEVIPHHLTDITRIPVHISSPLYTTEIFTLNSPYPNPFNPETSILLQTSTTGKTTLKIYNIRGNLIKTLFEGFLPAGSRTFRWNGTQDDGKEVPSGVYIISAKNNGKSVRQKAILIR; encoded by the coding sequence ATGAAAACTAAATTATGTGTTGTGCTTCTGCTTTTATTCCCAGGCAGCTTGTTGCTGGCTGAAATTCGAGCTTTTCGTTTCAGCAGAGAGGGTAATTTTCCGGCTCAAATATCTCATGTAATCAGTATTGACCGTGTAGACACAGATAGTATCACAGCTTATGCCAATGACCGGGAGTGGAAAGCTTTTTTGGATATGAACATCCCCTATCGTATTTTGGCGCCTGAAAGGAATTCAAAAAGACTGGAAATGACAGACGCTGACCTCAGGGATGTTCATTGGTCAAAGTATCCTACCTACCCGGCATATCTGGCATTGATGACTTCCTTTGAAAAGGAGTATCCGGAAATCTGCCATATAGATACGCTGGGCCATTCGGTCCGTGGAAAATTGATTTTAGCTGCGGAGGTTACGGGAAACCTGAAAGAAAAGTACGAGAAGCCCGGTTTTTTCTATTCTGCCCAGATACACGGCGATGAAACAGCCACATCGATTCTGATGCTTCGGCTGATAGACACTCTGCTCAGTGCTTATTCCGATTCATTGGATATATGGCAGCTCGTGGAAGAAACCCGGATTTGGATCAATCCCCTGGCCAATCCGGACGGGGCTTATTACAGCAGTGACAGCACACTAAATGGATGTATCCGATACAATGCCAACGAAGAAGATTTAAACCGAAATTTTCCAGATCCTCTTCATGTGCCGAATCCCAATACCCTGCCGCGACAACCGGAAACCCTGGCCATGATGGTTTTTGCCGAAAACAATCAAATTCACCTGTCCGCCAATTTCCATGCCGGCAATGAATGCGTAAACTATCCCTGGGATTCCACACCCGACCGGCATCCTGAGACAAACTGGTTTATAAAAATCAGCCGGGAATACGCAGATACTGTCCGGTCTTACGCTCCGGAAGATTATTTCGATGAATTTCACGAAGGTGTCACAAACGGCTGGGACTGGTATCCGATTTACGGGGGCCGTCAGGATTACATGAATGACTATCACAAGTGCAAAGAAATAACTATCGAAATCAGTGATACCAAACAATATCCGGCAGCCCATCTTGGAGAACTCTGGAAATACCATAAACGGTCTCTTTTAAATTTCATCAAGCGTGTGAATGAAGGCATTACCGGTGATTTCAGGGCATTGGAACAAATACCTGAATCAGTGGAAATCCTGAACCTTCCGGGTGTGATTATTCCGTTGGAAGCATCGGATTCCCTCTTCTTTTATCCCTTGGCAGCCGGAAAATACAATATCTGTCTGCACTATTTCAATGAAACGGATACACTCTATCAGGTGGAAGTGATCCCCCATCATCTGACAGATATCACCCGAATACCGGTTCACATATCCTCACCTCTTTACACAACCGAAATCTTTACATTGAATTCCCCTTATCCAAATCCGTTCAATCCGGAAACGTCAATTTTGCTCCAAACGTCCACAACCGGTAAAACAACGTTAAAAATATATAATATCCGGGGAAATCTGATCAAAACCCTGTTTGAAGGATTTTTACCGGCAGGCTCCCGCACATTCCGCTGGAACGGGACACAAGATGACGGAAAAGAAGTTCCTTCAGGGGTTTATATCATATCCGCCAAAAATAACGGTAAATCAGTACGTCAGAAAGCCATCCTGATACGATAA
- a CDS encoding DUF4416 family protein → MDIHSFKPVKLIMAILYNEKGDPAVFIPHLSRIFSPVDYLSPVYPFDHTHYYEKEMGAPLSRIILSFETLIIPDSLAETKLLARRVEEMYRLDAQRTINLDPGYLDTDKVVLASAKYGRQKIPLKNGIYADPTLEFTRHDFRPFEWTFPDFSTQLYYEDLRHIRQIYKQQLRKLT, encoded by the coding sequence ATGGATATTCATTCTTTCAAACCAGTCAAACTCATCATGGCGATATTGTACAACGAAAAGGGAGATCCGGCTGTTTTCATTCCCCATCTTTCCCGGATTTTTTCACCGGTGGATTACCTGAGTCCGGTTTATCCTTTCGATCATACCCACTATTATGAAAAGGAGATGGGTGCACCTTTGTCACGGATCATACTGAGTTTTGAAACGTTGATCATTCCGGATTCGCTGGCAGAAACTAAACTTCTTGCACGACGTGTTGAAGAAATGTATCGTCTGGACGCCCAACGCACCATCAATCTGGATCCCGGCTATCTGGATACCGATAAAGTTGTTTTGGCTTCCGCTAAGTACGGCAGGCAAAAAATCCCGTTAAAAAACGGAATTTACGCTGATCCCACCCTGGAATTCACACGGCATGATTTCAGGCCGTTTGAATGGACCTTCCCGGATTTTTCCACGCAGTTATACTATGAAGATTTAAGACACATTCGTCAGATTTATAAACAACAGTTACGTAAATTGACCTAA